Below is a genomic region from Leptotrichia shahii.
AACTTATCAAAAATAACATATTTTCCAAATTATGTCTACCCTTTAATGACAATTCTTCAGTTTTTAACAAAATTTCTGAAATTTCATCAATTTTTTCATCAAAATTCGGAATTTCATCAACTCGTTTACTCAAATCTTTCATTATACGAATATTATTTTCATAGACAAAAACTGCTCCCTTTGCCTCTTTACTCAAATACACTTTTTGAGCCTTTATTTTCTCTTTTATATCACTTCTTTCATATAGTCCTGCAAAAACTTCATCATCTAGATTAATTAATGCAAAATCATCTTCTGTTTGCTTATCAAAAATCGCAAATTTTGTAATATAATAATCCTCCACCGAATTATATCTTGTCAAATGATCTGGCGTTAAATTAATTATCCCAGCAATATTTGAATGAATTTGCGGATTATTTTCTAATTGATAACTGCTAAGCTCCAACACAATATAATCCAGTTCTTCCTCATCAGCCACCAGCTTTGCAAATGAAAATCCAGCATTTCCAGCAAGTCTGGCACGAAATCCAGCGAAATTTAAAAGTTCTGCCATTTTAGTAGATGTGGTAGTTTTCCCATTTGTTCCAGTAAATGAAATAATTTTTATATTTTTATCCACATATTTATAAGCCAAATCTATTTCTGAAACAACTTTAACATTTTTTTCCTTCGCAACCTTTAAAAGTTCCGTCTTCCAAGGAATTCCAGGACTTTTCACAACAAATTCAATTTCCTCTTCATTCAAAAGTCTAATTCCTTCTTCTAACGGCATTGCAGCCTTATCATCTATTAAATATACTTCATATTCATTTTTTTCCAGTAATTCCTTCGCACCAAGTCCACTTAACCCAGCACCAAATACAATACCTTTTTTATCCATGTGATTTTTTCCTCTTTCTATTATTTATTTTATATTTCTAAATTCCAAATTCCTAAGTACTCAACTAAGTTATTTTTTCTTTTAAAAATATTTAATCATTAATAATTGTTTTTTATATTTATATATTCAATTTTTTTAACGTAAGGGTATCAGACGCCATACCCTTACAATCCCGCTTTACGCAAAACTTTCTTATAAAAGAAAAAGAAAACTCACTTTTGAATAAA
It encodes:
- the murD gene encoding UDP-N-acetylmuramoyl-L-alanine--D-glutamate ligase, with product MDKKGIVFGAGLSGLGAKELLEKNEYEVYLIDDKAAMPLEEGIRLLNEEEIEFVVKSPGIPWKTELLKVAKEKNVKVVSEIDLAYKYVDKNIKIISFTGTNGKTTTSTKMAELLNFAGFRARLAGNAGFSFAKLVADEEELDYIVLELSSYQLENNPQIHSNIAGIINLTPDHLTRYNSVEDYYITKFAIFDKQTEDDFALINLDDEVFAGLYERSDIKEKIKAQKVYLSKEAKGAVFVYENNIRIMKDLSKRVDEIPNFDEKIDEISEILLKTEELSLKGRHNLENMLFLISSAKILNVKNEKIAEFLKSTTALEHRLENFFVKGNTTFINDSKGTNVESTLKAIDSFNNTIIMILGGDDKKIDNMPLIKRVKEQVDFVYLIGDNAQILINDMEKVGYKNYKNLETVENVLNYLKENVDFSKDQTVLFSPATSSFCQFKSFEHRGKVFKELTEKIIGK